In one Arachis duranensis cultivar V14167 chromosome 9, aradu.V14167.gnm2.J7QH, whole genome shotgun sequence genomic region, the following are encoded:
- the LOC107464097 gene encoding uncharacterized protein LOC107464097, whose protein sequence is MPSATTTSDSGGQKMFRWFLKPRFYSKCLTYVKFLRTRLESVQKKRNAVHKIMKSDIAELLRNGHYYDAYKRVEGLVLEQNMLFCYELVAQFIGCISDHVQDLTKQSICPDECKEAVPSLIYAAARISALPELRDLRTLFTDKFGNSLEPYTSKELIEKLKKDPPSREMKIQLLHEIAQEFSIEWDSKALEQRLSRQPSLYEERPKPEKTEKQVGVEKENKKETDYNASSQEGIKEFNDEQWRQQISSDDDDDSSTDMSSVHGRKPSSSSLGSISEDDTEIISNKKPYWLVPPPYLKQKTNRGEINSNSKKKTRTDSEPNHEDQAPRSSSRSRNMMKSRATEDNIIGSDSSKNRRSYVRGTSLPPRATNSSSVEETSRGHGRSISMDSEVKSIVHPNLPDYDDLAARLRALRRT, encoded by the exons ATGCCATCAGCAACTACTACTTCAGATTCTGGGGGACAAAAAATGTTTCGCTGGTTCTTGAAACCAAGATTCTACTCAAAATG CTTGACGTACGTGAAGTTCTTAAGGACGAGGCTAGAGAGTGTACAAAAGAAGAGGAATGCGGTTCATAAGATTATGAAGAGTGACATTGCAGAGCTTCTCAGGAATGGACATTATTATGATGCTTATAAAAGG GTTGAAGGGCTTGTATTGGAGCAAAATATGTTATTTTGTTATGAACTTGTTGCACAGTTCATTGGATGCATATCAGATCATGTTCAAGACTTAACTAAGCAGAG TATTTGCCCTGATGAATGCAAAGAAGCTGTTCCATCATTGATATATGCTGCAGCAAGAATTTCTGCTCTTCCAGAATTGCGTGACCTCAGAACATTGTTTACAGATAAATTTGGAAATTCTCTTGAACCTTATACAAGTAAAGAG TTAATTGAGAAGTTGAAGAAAGATCCTCCTTCTAGAGAAATGAAGATTCAGTTATTGCATGAAATAGCACAAGAGTTCTCTATAGAGTGGGATAGCAAAGCTTTGGAGCAAAGGCTTTCGAGACAGCCATCATTGTATGAA GAGAGGCCTAAACCTGAAAAAACAGAGAAGCAAGTTGGtgtggaaaaagaaaacaaaaaagaaacagACTATAATGCATCATCACAAGAAGGAATCAAAGAATTCAATGATGAACAATGGAGGCAGCAAATCAGCAGTGACGACGACGACGATTCTAGCACCGATATGTCATCGGTTCACGGCCGAAAGCCGAGTTCTAGCTCCCTCGGAAGCATATCCGAGGATGACACAGAAATCATCAGTAACAAGAAACCTTATTGGCTTGTTCCTCCTCCTTACCTCAAACAAAAAACTAACAGAGGcgaaatcaattcaaattcaaagaagaaaacaaggacAGATTCGGAACCAAACCATGAGGATCAAGCTCCAAGATCATCATCAAGGAGCAGAAACATGATGAAATCAAGAGCAACAGAGGATAACATTATTGGTTCTGATTCTTCCAAGAACAGAAGATCATATGTTAGAGGAACATCTCTTCCTCCTAGAGCAACAAACTCATCATCAGTTGAAGAAACATCAAGAGGGCATGGAAGATCAATTTCAATGGATTCTGAAGTGAAGAGTATTGTGCATCCTAATCTACCTGATTATGATGATTTGGCAGCACGTCTTAGAGCTCTCAGAAGAACATAA